In one window of Opitutus sp. GAS368 DNA:
- a CDS encoding rhamnulokinase family protein, with protein MASKTIHCAAVDLGATSGRVIVGTWAKNRLTLTEVHRFPNGFRSVGGHDYWDIPGLWTEIATGLRLAKKRFPQLASVGVDTWGVDHVLVNDAGRMVFPTHAYRDARTQPGLTRLANTRAALERIYAATGIPNVFYNSSLQLEETVAHNPAVADLATRCLFLPDYFNFLLSGRMENEISFASTSQLLAVHGRDWSRATLDHFHIPATWFTPPILANTVLGPILPEVGRVLRTSRESAKSGAKRGSSGRRALPDIKVVAVPGHDTACAYDAMPANPTGGDLYISSGTWSLVGFESDTPLLGHEALTARISNERTGDGRYRPLTNVIGLWLLEQTLKDFTARPKNDAEWVKLINASSKLTALSFKLDCTDPAFVNPSSMRAAIDAQLKRRKLPRPKNLAGYVRLICDSLGQGHADALRAFEKLAGRKFQRILIVGGGSKNRLLCQATADASGLPVHAFTLEGTAVGNIASQLVALRAVRNLKSFREHFAKQIKATVYQPG; from the coding sequence ATGGCTTCTAAAACCATCCACTGTGCCGCCGTGGACCTCGGCGCGACCAGCGGTCGCGTCATCGTCGGCACGTGGGCGAAGAACCGCCTCACGCTGACGGAGGTGCACCGCTTTCCGAACGGGTTCCGTTCGGTCGGCGGCCACGATTACTGGGACATCCCCGGCCTGTGGACCGAGATCGCCACCGGCCTGCGCCTCGCGAAAAAGCGCTTCCCGCAGCTCGCCTCCGTCGGCGTGGACACCTGGGGCGTGGACCACGTGCTCGTCAACGACGCGGGCCGCATGGTGTTTCCCACGCACGCCTACCGCGACGCCCGCACGCAGCCCGGCCTGACGCGCCTCGCCAACACCCGCGCGGCGCTGGAGCGCATCTACGCCGCGACCGGCATCCCCAACGTCTTCTACAACTCCAGCCTGCAGCTGGAGGAGACCGTCGCGCACAATCCGGCCGTGGCCGACCTGGCTACGCGCTGCCTCTTCCTGCCGGACTACTTCAACTTCCTGCTCTCGGGTCGCATGGAGAACGAGATCTCCTTTGCCAGCACCTCGCAGCTCCTTGCCGTGCACGGTCGGGACTGGTCGCGCGCCACGCTCGACCATTTTCATATTCCCGCGACGTGGTTCACGCCGCCGATCCTCGCCAACACCGTGCTCGGCCCGATTCTGCCCGAGGTAGGGCGAGTCCTCCGGACGAGCCGTGAATCCGCGAAATCCGGTGCAAAGCGCGGCTCGTCGGGACGACGCGCCCTACCTGACATCAAGGTTGTCGCCGTGCCCGGCCACGACACCGCCTGCGCCTACGACGCCATGCCGGCCAATCCGACGGGCGGCGACCTCTACATCAGCTCCGGCACCTGGTCGCTCGTCGGCTTCGAGAGCGACACGCCGCTGCTCGGTCACGAGGCGCTCACCGCGCGCATCTCCAACGAGCGCACCGGCGACGGCCGCTACCGCCCGCTGACGAACGTCATCGGCCTGTGGCTGCTGGAGCAGACGCTCAAGGATTTCACGGCCCGGCCGAAGAACGACGCGGAGTGGGTGAAGCTCATTAATGCTAGCTCTAAGCTTACAGCTTTAAGCTTTAAGCTGGATTGCACCGACCCCGCCTTCGTGAACCCGTCTTCCATGCGGGCCGCGATCGACGCGCAGCTGAAGCGCCGGAAACTGCCGCGGCCAAAGAACCTCGCCGGCTATGTCCGCCTGATCTGCGACTCGCTGGGGCAGGGGCATGCCGACGCCCTCCGCGCCTTCGAGAAACTCGCCGGCCGGAAGTTCCAGCGCATCCTCATCGTGGGCGGTGGCTCGAAGAACCGTCTGCTTTGCCAGGCGACAGCCGATGCCAGCGGGCTGCCGGTCCACGCCTTCACCCTCGAGGGCACCGCGGTCGGCAACATCGCCTCCCAGCTTGTCGCGCTGCGCGCCGTGCGTAACCTGAAGTCCTTCCGCGAGCACTTCGCCAAGCAAATCAAAGCCACCGTTTATCAACCTGGTTGA
- a CDS encoding L-rhamnose isomerase, translating into MKSSAAYKLARSAYAGYGVDTEAAIRHALRVPVSLHCWQADDVRGLETPKDGVAGGGIMSTGGYPGRARNGDEMRADLDLVLKLLPGKQRLNLHAFYAETGAKAVDRDDLRPEHFARWLGWAKSRRIGLDFNPTYFAHEKANSGFTLSSADPGIRRFWINHGKACRHIAQHFAKELGKPVVHNHWVPDGAKDAPADRWAPRERLKESYDAIFADKTVNRKLCVDAVEGKLFGLGSEDYVVGSQEFYSSYAQSRDLVLCLDLGHYHPTESVADKVSALMQFHKRLLLHTSRPVRWDSDHVVILDDAVRNLFLEIARGDAWDRVFVALDFFDASINRIAAYVIGARATRQAILCGLLDPTAKIQAAETAGRGHERLALMEQARALPWGAVWDELCERDGVPPAAKWLADVARYEKTVLSKRG; encoded by the coding sequence ATGAAATCTTCCGCCGCCTACAAACTCGCCCGCTCGGCCTACGCCGGCTACGGCGTCGACACCGAGGCCGCCATCCGCCACGCGCTCCGCGTGCCCGTCTCGCTGCATTGCTGGCAGGCGGACGATGTTCGCGGCCTCGAGACGCCCAAGGACGGCGTCGCCGGCGGCGGCATCATGTCGACCGGCGGCTATCCCGGCCGCGCCCGCAACGGCGACGAGATGCGCGCCGACCTCGACCTCGTCTTGAAACTGCTCCCCGGCAAGCAGCGCCTCAACCTCCACGCGTTTTACGCCGAGACCGGGGCCAAGGCCGTCGACCGCGACGACCTGCGGCCCGAGCACTTCGCCCGCTGGCTCGGCTGGGCCAAGTCCCGCCGCATCGGCCTCGACTTCAACCCGACTTACTTCGCCCACGAGAAGGCGAACTCCGGCTTCACGCTCTCCAGCGCCGATCCGGGCATCCGCCGCTTCTGGATCAACCACGGCAAGGCCTGCCGGCACATCGCGCAGCATTTTGCCAAGGAGCTGGGCAAGCCGGTCGTGCACAACCACTGGGTGCCGGACGGCGCCAAGGACGCGCCGGCCGACCGCTGGGCGCCGCGCGAGCGGCTCAAGGAGTCCTACGACGCCATCTTCGCCGACAAGACCGTGAACCGGAAGCTCTGCGTCGACGCCGTCGAGGGCAAGTTGTTTGGTCTCGGTTCCGAGGACTACGTCGTCGGCTCGCAGGAATTCTACTCGAGCTACGCCCAGAGCCGCGACCTGGTGCTCTGCCTCGACCTCGGCCACTACCACCCGACCGAGTCGGTGGCGGACAAGGTCTCGGCGCTGATGCAGTTCCATAAACGCCTGCTGCTGCACACCAGCCGGCCGGTCCGCTGGGACAGCGACCACGTCGTCATCCTCGACGACGCCGTGCGCAACCTCTTCCTCGAGATCGCCCGCGGCGACGCGTGGGACCGGGTGTTCGTGGCCCTCGATTTTTTCGACGCCTCCATCAACCGCATCGCCGCCTACGTCATCGGCGCCCGGGCTACGCGCCAGGCCATCCTCTGCGGCCTGCTCGACCCGACGGCGAAGATCCAGGCGGCCGAGACCGCCGGCCGCGGCCACGAACGCCTGGCGCTCATGGAACAGGCCCGCGCATTGCCCTGGGGGGCAGTGTGGGACGAGCTCTGCGAGCGCGACGGCGTGCCGCCGGCGGCGAAGTGGCTCGCCGACGTGGCCCGCTACGAAAAAACGGTCCTCTCCAAACGCGGCTGA
- a CDS encoding malate:quinone oxidoreductase, which produces MNTCIENPDVVLIGSGVMSANLGALLKRLDPALRIQVFEAADELAFESSNGWNNAGTGHAGICELSYTPKREADGTVKVQKVIDIFQEFEQSLQFWAHAVASGMIDNPKEFINPVQHISFVQGADEVDYLKARYAGMSKHHFFAAMEFATDRAKIGAWAPLLTEGRDPAVPIAATKMDGGTDVNFGNVSRKLLAWLGSQEGCSVLASTKVVGLRRAEGGVGRGHRTPPSLEKQAGYGDPALQKTQSASWHVTTRNSKTGEERTVTTKFVFVGAGGGSILLLQMAGLPEAKGLGGFPIGGHWLVCDKPEIVARHQAKVYGQNLPEAPTMAVPHLDTRILDGKKTLLFGPFAAWTTRFLHRTGSWTDLPRSVKPHNLATLLKIAATNFPLVKYLLQQGTQSMADRMKVMHIFYPNAKAEDWKLVDGGIRVQAIKKTDGEAGIVHFGTEVLTSADKSMSALLGASPGASVSVDIVLKVIKESFPHLITSPRMAEIVPTYGTDYRAPENAAVFAKLALEARRRLQLV; this is translated from the coding sequence ATGAACACCTGCATCGAGAATCCCGACGTCGTCCTGATTGGCAGCGGCGTGATGTCGGCCAACCTCGGCGCCCTGCTCAAGCGCCTCGACCCGGCGCTGCGCATCCAGGTGTTCGAGGCGGCGGACGAACTGGCCTTCGAGAGCTCGAACGGCTGGAACAACGCCGGCACCGGCCACGCCGGCATCTGCGAATTGAGCTACACGCCGAAGCGCGAGGCCGACGGCACGGTCAAGGTCCAGAAGGTCATCGATATCTTCCAGGAGTTCGAGCAGTCGCTCCAGTTCTGGGCGCACGCCGTGGCGAGCGGCATGATCGACAACCCCAAGGAGTTCATCAACCCGGTCCAGCACATCAGTTTTGTGCAGGGCGCGGACGAGGTGGATTACCTCAAGGCCCGCTACGCCGGCATGTCGAAGCACCACTTCTTCGCCGCGATGGAGTTCGCCACCGACCGCGCGAAAATCGGCGCGTGGGCGCCGCTGCTTACCGAGGGCCGCGATCCGGCCGTGCCGATCGCCGCCACCAAGATGGACGGCGGCACGGACGTGAATTTCGGCAACGTCTCCCGCAAGCTCCTCGCCTGGCTCGGTTCGCAGGAAGGCTGTTCCGTGCTGGCTAGCACGAAGGTCGTCGGCCTCCGCCGCGCGGAGGGCGGTGTAGGGCGGGGTCACCGCACCCCGCCTTCCCTCGAAAAGCAGGCGGGATACGGTGATCCCGCCCTACAAAAGACCCAAAGCGCCAGCTGGCACGTCACCACCCGCAATTCGAAAACCGGCGAAGAGCGCACCGTTACCACGAAGTTCGTCTTCGTCGGCGCCGGCGGCGGCAGCATCCTGCTCCTGCAGATGGCCGGCCTGCCCGAGGCGAAGGGCCTCGGCGGTTTCCCCATCGGCGGCCACTGGCTGGTGTGCGACAAGCCCGAGATCGTCGCCCGGCACCAGGCCAAGGTTTACGGTCAGAACCTGCCCGAGGCGCCCACCATGGCCGTGCCGCACCTCGACACCCGCATCCTCGACGGCAAGAAGACGCTCCTCTTCGGCCCGTTCGCCGCGTGGACGACGCGCTTCCTGCACCGGACCGGCAGTTGGACGGACCTGCCGCGCTCCGTGAAGCCGCACAATCTGGCGACGCTGCTCAAGATCGCCGCCACCAATTTTCCCCTCGTGAAGTATCTGCTGCAGCAAGGCACGCAGAGCATGGCCGACCGCATGAAGGTGATGCACATCTTCTACCCCAACGCGAAGGCCGAGGACTGGAAGCTGGTGGACGGCGGCATCCGGGTGCAGGCCATCAAGAAAACCGACGGCGAAGCCGGCATCGTCCACTTCGGCACGGAGGTCCTCACCAGCGCCGACAAATCCATGTCCGCCCTCCTCGGCGCCAGCCCCGGTGCCTCGGTCTCCGTGGATATCGTCCTCAAAGTGATCAAGGAGAGCTTCCCGCATTTGATCACCAGCCCCCGCATGGCCGAGATCGTTCCGACCTATGGAACCGACTATCGTGCTCCGGAGAACGCCGCGGTCTTTGCCAAACTAGCACTCGAGGCACGGCGGCGTCTGCAGTTGGTTTGA
- a CDS encoding dihydrofolate reductase family protein, whose amino-acid sequence MRPLRYSLNVTLDGCYDHRAGIPDEETHRHATESLAAADALLFGRVTYQLMESAWREPGRTGVLADWMAPWTMPFARTVHAARKFVVSGTLAQVDWNAELLRGDLGLAVQKLKQQPGRGLFVGGVKLAQALTELGLIDEYEFIVHPRLAGHGPTLFAGLSKHVDLKLVSRLEFKSGAVALRYEPKR is encoded by the coding sequence ATGCGACCACTGCGGTATTCACTCAATGTCACCTTGGACGGGTGTTATGATCACCGGGCCGGAATCCCGGATGAGGAGACCCATCGACACGCGACGGAAAGCCTCGCTGCGGCCGACGCCCTCCTGTTTGGGCGCGTGACTTACCAGCTGATGGAGTCGGCCTGGCGGGAGCCGGGGCGGACGGGCGTGCTGGCCGACTGGATGGCGCCTTGGACGATGCCGTTTGCCCGGACCGTCCACGCGGCGAGGAAGTTCGTCGTGTCGGGCACCTTGGCCCAGGTGGACTGGAACGCGGAACTCCTGCGTGGGGATCTCGGGCTGGCCGTCCAAAAGCTGAAGCAACAGCCGGGCAGGGGATTGTTCGTGGGCGGCGTGAAACTGGCCCAGGCCCTGACCGAACTGGGCCTCATCGATGAATACGAGTTCATCGTGCACCCCCGCCTGGCGGGACACGGCCCGACGTTGTTCGCGGGGCTTTCAAAGCATGTCGACCTGAAGCTGGTGAGCCGGCTGGAGTTCAAGTCGGGGGCGGTGGCGTTGCGATACGAACCGAAAAGGTAA